Below is a window of Gossypium hirsutum isolate 1008001.06 chromosome A12, Gossypium_hirsutum_v2.1, whole genome shotgun sequence DNA.
TCGAAATCGGATTCTATGATATGAGCCTATTCCGGCTTGATATTATAGTCTGCTGCATGAGTAGGTAATGAAGGGTTTTCATGAGAGGAATGATTCTCTGAATTGCTCTTCTAAAGCTTCTATTGATAGCTCACCTACCCCTGGAACTGGATCAGAACCAGGTCCCAACGACTCTAAGTTCTCAAAGACTTCTCTCTGGTCAAATTTCTTTGCTTCTGCTTTCTCAGTATTTGACACATACAGTGAGTCGTCTTCATCTTCGGCTTGTGAAAAGAagtcctcattttctaaaaccaatgGGTGGACAGCAGCTGTGAAGAGGGTTGTCTCCGGTGGCTCAATGAGGAGAATTCACGAGCGTGTTTTAGGGCCGAGCAAGATTGGAATATCTAGCTCAACTAGCGACATATGGCTTCTAGGTCTCTGCTATAAAATTTCACAGGAGTCCTCGGGAGACGTGGATGCCACCAGTGCATTAGCTGCATTCAAACAAGATTTTTCATCACGAATATTGATGACATATCGTAAAGGTATTCGTCATCAAGTTTGTGCTTTACAGGATGCGTGATGATAATACATTTTCTAAGTTGTTCGATTACAGGTTTTGATGCTATTGGCGAGACAAAAATCACAAGTGATGCCTGTTGGGGTTGCATGCTTAGAAGTAGCCAGATGCTTGTTGCACAGGTgtattttcgttttattttatttttctctcgaGAATGTTCAATAGTCACTAGGGTATGACTTTTGATCATGAAAATTGGCACTGCCTGTTATCTTGGGATTATTTTAGCTATCATTGCCTGTTATCTTGGGTTTATTTTAGCTAGTTCATGTAGTGGTTTTCTTCCCTTGCAGGCATTGCTTTTTCATAGATTGGGGAGATCTTGGCGAAAACCTTCACaaaaggttgtttgattgatttatttttgaGGCCTGGTCTTGCTTATCTTCTCTTACTCATCTGGGATTAAAATTCTAACCTTTTTGCCTATGCAGCCATTTGACCTAGCATATATTGAGATTTTGCATCAGTTTGGTGATTCTGAGACCTCAGCTTTCTCCATTCATAATCTTGTTGAAGCTGGAAAGAATTATGGACTTGCTGCTGGGTCATGGGTAGGCCCATATGCCATGTGTCGCTCGTGGGAATCTCTTGCTCGCAGTAAGAGGGAGGAAAATGACCTTGAATGCCAGTTACTTCCTATGGCTGTTTATGTTGTTTCTGGTGATGAAGATGGTGAGAGAGGAGGAGCTCCGGTCGTCTGCATTGAAGATGCTTCTAGACATTGTTTTGAATTTTCACGACACCAAGCTGACTGGACACCTATTCTTTTGCTTGTACCCTTGGTTCTTGGACTTGACAAAGTAAATCCCAGGTTTGTGAGCTTATTACGTTTCTTCATTTCATTCTTTCATGTTTGATAGATTCATCGGGCATTATCCTTTTCGTAAATTGATTTATCATGTTTGTATCAATTAGCTTTCTGATTCTGAATTTTTCTTCAGTCTGGTTCAATCTCCAGACACCTATGATTGCTAAAATTAAGACTTCCACTTTAAGTAATATTGCAAGACTGTCCACTTAATAGTGAGAAGATAGGATTTTCTTACTCCTATTTGGTGCTAAATAATCAACTGGCACGTTCCTAAAATTCTTAGGTAACAACATTGGATAAATTCTAGGTCAGTTTATCATAGCATGGTTGTTGTCTCCTATTCCTGAGCTGTGATTATATTGAAGATGAGTGCATTGATTTAGTGAAATTTAATGAAGGAATCAAGACTAGTTCTTCAAAGCAAAGAAGTTTAAGACTAAGTAAACTTTTGAACATTTTTTTCAACACCCTCTGTTGCTTATCGCAAAAGATAGATTTGAAAGTCTGAGtgggttttcaattttttatgcTAGACATGTTTGCCAGAATTGATCCTAACAAAGTAATTGATCTGTTTCATTTCAGAAAGGCATCTTGCAAATGGCTACTTCTTTAATTAGTACTTGTTATTTTGGTGGAATTATTGGTAAAATCCCACCGTTGGTTCCCTTAGTTAGAAAATTAGGCCATGTGTATCCCTAAAATTATAATCCTAAGATGGCCTTATTAAGTTGTATGAGCTCAGAAAGTGGATCATGAGTATTTGCCCCTCCTTGGCTGTATGGGCACCACCTAATTGGATTGATGGATTTTTTTCCCCTTAGATAAATTCTATATAGAAGGATTAGTATGTTTATGCATTCAGAGTGAAGTGAATATGTAAATAGTGTCCTTTTGTAGAATATCAATAAGCAATAATGAGCAAAAAACAGTTGTCTACTTTTTTATTATAGTTTCGCCCAAAATAGTCATTTACTATTTGACCATAGTTTATCTTTTCTTCAACAAGGAGATGATTGGAATATTTTCTCTTCTATGTCAAATTGGTTCGATTGTATATGTTTTAGCATTAAACAGCCTCTCTATGTTTTATTAGTATGCTTGTTTTGCCATTGAAGTTGCATGATTAAGCTATTGGTTTAATCATTTATGATCTGGTCTGTAAGATCCATATAACTTTCCAGTTGTGGTAAATTAAGAGTAAATACCAAGTTATATGGAGAATATTTTTATCTTTGGTTGTGAGAAAATGTTGATGCAACCATATAACTAGTGAACATGATGTTAAAGATTATCAGCCTTATGGCATAGCATGCACTATATAATGGTGGTAGCGACTCCCTTCACCATTGCTATTCATTGCAATTGAGGTGTAAAATGTGATCTACATGCGTAGCAGCATAAAAGAAGCTAACAACTATAATGGGACTCTAAAGCCATGATTGATTTCTTATATTTCTCTATTATtagtttcttctttttctttgattaaaTCAAACGAAAACCCATACCAAAACTGAGGGAACTCATCCAAATCCAAGCAGTTCAACTAGAATCAAAATAAAAGTGGGAATTAATCAGGTAAGAAACAATATTCAGATAGGCTACCCTTTCTCACAATTTTGTGAATTTAAATTGTGGATGGCATGGAGAGATCTCTTTTGTAACTGCTATGGTCGTGGGTTTTAGATTATATGTCATTTTCTCTAGTCTTGTTTCTTGAAAGAGAGATCAGACTTGAGAGTTGAAACAGAGTGACTGTGACTATGTGGGTGAGGTGTGACAGTGCTTGGCTTTAGATTGTGGATGGTATGAGTATGGCCGTTTTAAATTGTGGAAGGGTATGGAGAGATCTATCTTGTATCTTCCATGATCATGGGTTTTAGCTTATGCATAATTTTCTGTAGTCTTGATTCTTGAGAGAGATAGATCAGACTTGAGAGTTGAAAATCCTAAAGAGAGGCCATGATAGTGCTGGTGAGGTATGAGAGTGATTGGTTGGGTTGGACGTAGGTGGTTCTACTATGGAATGAGGAAGAAAAATGGACAAGATCTTAGGAAAATGAATACATAAGAGAAATATTATGGTTTGAGGATTGTGGAGGCTTGTGTTTCTTGTGGCATCTAAAagaggagaaattattttatgaacccTCCTTACCACATCATCCATGTTCCCTTCTTACCAACTATACATATGATGTGGAAAAGAGATGgtgtttatttttaattggtaGAGCCCATGGATGATGTGGTAAGAAgggttcataaaataatttctcctaaAAGAGATTTGATTTTTCattacttttttgaaaatttaggagggaaaagaaaatggttagttgaatttgagattttgatTAAAATTTGGTACAATTGTCAATTGTTGATGACtgaatctatactattatttaagcctTTGATagagttggtgtcacgagtcaatcAGGCACCAACTCAGTTGGAAAGTGACAAAAGGGTcattcattttacaaaattatattattatgagggtgtttttgtcttttcatattttaataaatcaataaaaacttaCCTTTGGTAGGGTTTGAACCAATAGCACCATGAATTTTAAATCTTTGACTTTACTTTTTCATCCAATGCTTTATTTGGTTCttagtaaatttttaataaatatatttgttacataatgTTTTTTTTACCCACATCTTGGTGTGCcataatctaatattttttttatgagttTATTTATGTTCCTTTAAGAAAACAATTAATTTGAATTACTGTATAAtacattttgaaatttcagtGGAAGTTTATATTTGTTATCTGGTGTAGCCTTCTGTGAAAAAAATGCTTACTGAAGTGGAGGGTTTTATCAAAGTTATTCTTGattgtatgtgtttgattgagattAGGTCGCAAAtgattatgttttctttttcaattaagtatttaaagtgttgcacatgggcatgtggcataATTGTAAAGTGTATTTATCCTTGCTTACAAAGAAAGCTTGAATCCCCTTCTCAATAATTATGTCTTCCGAGAAAGAAATTTATTTAAAGTGTTCGTCCCTTATTTTTCCCGATTAAATTAATGTGAACTTGACTTTATATATGATACCTTTTCAATCATATATATTTGTAGCACTTATGTCCATAGTTTGTCTATACGACCTTTTAAATGCGCATATTAACTTCTAAAGTATAGCTAAACAAtgtgaataatttattttatcatgtAAATTAAAGAATTACGTAATTAATTACTTAAGATATCATAATTAGAAGTTTCGAGCGGCACAATTATTTTTTGCTTCATTCAATGGTAGGTTATGCAGAACTGACAGAATATTTTAGACAAGCAGTTTGATTACatctattttatcattttttaccaCATCCACAATAAATTTGGTGTCATTGAAAACTTGGTTGTGATTGCAATTTAAATCTCTTTTTATAAATGAACCTGATAATTGCTTTTAGTATTTGAAAAAGATTTTTATGCTTGTTTGTTTTGTTTCCAGTAATGTCCCCTGTACACTTTCTAGTGTAATGCCCCTCTTGCTTTGCATGCGTCTGTCTTTATTCTGTATGAATGGAAGTCCATAGGTTTGAGCCATACTGAGGGAGGTAGTTCACTCTCATTCCCTAATTAAATCCTGCCCTGCTCTCCTCTAGATTGACTTGACATATCTTGGGAGAGATCTCAGTTAAACAGTTTACTCTCATTCCCTAATTAAATCCTGCCCTGCTCTCCCCTAGATTGACTTGACATATCTTGGGAGAGATCTCAGTTAAACAGGGGTGTGCATTTCTGCGTTTCCTTATACATGTACTGTTTACTACATGTTGAAAAGATGAATTCAGCTTTTGGAATGCTTGTTGAGATAATAAAGTATTCTATTCACTGTATTCAGGATGTGGAGACTTTAGTATGCTACTTTACATCTATATTGTCTGTTTCATTTTTTGTCCATAAAAGATTTCCTGACCAGATAAGAAACAAATTTATATTTCCTTTATTCCATAATTGCTGGTCTcatttctattttcaaattttaaaagtgtttttcctcttttttttaaatacttgagGATATTTTCTATCAAACCTCCAACTTTGCCACAGCCATTATGTTATTCATGCTCGTCATTTTCCTTGAACTGTTCTTGTTTGACATATTTTTGGACATAAATATGGGACTGAGATACTCCAAATATATTTAAGAATTTGGAAAAGGATGGTCATATCACTAAATATTCACCTCCGAGTCTGAGTGACATAGCAGCCAATTTGATCTTCTTGAAGAAAGAAAATCTGTAATTGTTTTAAATGGGCACATTTTGTTATCAATGTGA
It encodes the following:
- the LOC107931271 gene encoding cysteine protease ATG4 isoform X2, whose amino-acid sequence is MKGFHERNDSLNCSSKASIDSSPTPGTGSEPGPNDSKFSKTSLWSNFFASAFSVFDTYSESSSSSACEKKSSFSKTNGWTAAVKRVVSGGSMRRIHERVLGPSKIGISSSTSDIWLLGLCYKISQESSGDVDATSALAAFKQDFSSRILMTYRKGFDAIGETKITSDACWGCMLRSSQMLVAQALLFHRLGRSWRKPSQKPFDLAYIEILHQFGDSETSAFSIHNLVEAGKNYGLAAGSWVGPYAMCRSWESLARSKREENDLECQLLPMAVYVVSGDEDGERGGAPVVCIEDASRHCFEFSRHQADWTPILLLVPLVLGLDKVNPRYIPSLQATFTFPQCLGILGGKPGASTYIVGVQEENVFYLDPHDVQPVVNLSSDNLEADTSSYHCDIIRYIPLDSLDPSLAIGFFCRDKGFLVNLMISMIFVSGHPN
- the LOC107931271 gene encoding cysteine protease ATG4 isoform X3; this translates as MKGFHERNDSLNCSSKASIDSSPTPGTGSEPGPNDSKFSKTSLWSNFFASAFSVFDTYSESSSSSACEKKSSFSKTNGWTAAVKRVVSGGSMRRIHERVLGPSKIGISSSTSDIWLLGLCYKISQESSGDVDATSALAAFKQDFSSRILMTYRKGFDAIGETKITSDACWGCMLRSSQMLVAQALLFHRLGRSWRKPSQKPFDLAYIEILHQFGDSETSAFSIHNLVEAGKNYGLAAGSWVGPYAMCRSWESLARSKREENDLECQLLPMAVYVVSGDEDGERGGAPVVCIEDASRHCFEFSRHQADWTPILLLVPLVLGLDKVNPRYIPSLQATFTFPQCLGILGGKPGASTYIVGVQEENVFYLDPHDVQPVEDGKRRMFIFFLNPESIFSSGFKGNLRNILLSVSSELGTNVISILFDI
- the LOC107931271 gene encoding cysteine protease ATG4 isoform X1, producing the protein MKGFHERNDSLNCSSKASIDSSPTPGTGSEPGPNDSKFSKTSLWSNFFASAFSVFDTYSESSSSSACEKKSSFSKTNGWTAAVKRVVSGGSMRRIHERVLGPSKIGISSSTSDIWLLGLCYKISQESSGDVDATSALAAFKQDFSSRILMTYRKGFDAIGETKITSDACWGCMLRSSQMLVAQALLFHRLGRSWRKPSQKPFDLAYIEILHQFGDSETSAFSIHNLVEAGKNYGLAAGSWVGPYAMCRSWESLARSKREENDLECQLLPMAVYVVSGDEDGERGGAPVVCIEDASRHCFEFSRHQADWTPILLLVPLVLGLDKVNPRYIPSLQATFTFPQCLGILGGKPGASTYIVGVQEENVFYLDPHDVQPVVNLSSDNLEADTSSYHCDIIRYIPLDSLDPSLAIGFFCRDKDDFDDFCFRASKLADESNGAPLFTVAQTHSVFKPIIHGDTMADAGGDRMDDSIGVLPTGDVDGNSHEDDWQLL